A genomic region of Deltaproteobacteria bacterium contains the following coding sequences:
- a CDS encoding Fic family protein: MMLDATGHYADPLTEERLFAWHSALFPTGRCGMTKIVVGGLRDAKSDPMQVVSGPIGREKVHYQAPEAKRVPREMRAFLKWFNGSQSIDPVLTAGLAHLWFVTIHPFEDGNGRIARAIADMALARSENSRQRFYSLSAQVRLERNASYALADPWTR, from the coding sequence ATGATGCTCGATGCCACCGGGCATTACGCCGATCCGTTGACTGAAGAACGTCTATTTGCCTGGCACTCCGCTCTGTTCCCAACCGGGCGCTGTGGTATGACGAAAATCGTGGTCGGCGGCTTGCGTGACGCTAAATCCGACCCCATGCAAGTGGTTTCCGGCCCAATCGGCAGGGAGAAGGTGCATTATCAGGCCCCTGAGGCTAAGCGTGTTCCCAGGGAAATGCGCGCTTTCCTGAAATGGTTTAATGGTTCCCAATCTATAGATCCGGTACTGACGGCAGGTCTGGCGCATCTCTGGTTTGTGACGATTCATCCTTTTGAGGACGGCAACGGCCGGATTGCCCGGGCGATTGCCGATATGGCGCTGGCGCGTTCGGAAAATAGCCGGCAGCGTTTTTATAGCCTGTCGGCGCAAGTTCGCCTGGAGCGAAACGCCAGTTATGCCTTAGCGGACCCATGGACGAGGTGA
- a CDS encoding DUF433 domain-containing protein, which produces MEFKRVTVNPHQMGGIPCLRGLRIPVATIVGMLADGMKEDEILEAYPDLEPGDIQEALRYAAEAVRERELPLLKAS; this is translated from the coding sequence ATGGAATTTAAACGCGTTACGGTCAATCCGCATCAAATGGGAGGGATACCCTGCCTGCGGGGACTTCGAATCCCAGTTGCCACCATTGTCGGAATGTTGGCCGACGGTATGAAGGAAGATGAAATACTGGAAGCCTACCCTGACCTTGAACCGGGCGATATCCAGGAGGCCTTGCGGTATGCTGCTGAAGCGGTTCGGGAAAGGGAACTGCCATTATTAAAGGCCTCATGA
- a CDS encoding HigA family addiction module antidote protein, with translation MSAVYSKIGFQLSTEDSYKDFTVDPFRAISPPMAIRLSRLFGNSPEFWLNVQRAVDLWEAEAHFLMEIQRIRPLKIKTA, from the coding sequence ATCTCCGCGGTTTATTCCAAGATCGGGTTTCAATTGAGCACGGAAGATTCCTATAAAGACTTCACGGTCGATCCGTTCCGGGCCATTTCTCCACCGATGGCCATACGCTTATCTCGTTTATTCGGAAATAGCCCGGAGTTTTGGCTGAATGTCCAACGGGCCGTAGATCTTTGGGAAGCAGAAGCCCATTTTCTAATGGAGATTCAACGTATTCGCCCTTTAAAAATAAAGACCGCTTAA